One genomic segment of Spirochaetota bacterium includes these proteins:
- the tnpA gene encoding IS200/IS605 family transposase gives YHIVIIPKYRYKVFNREIREAVRDEIRKLCVWMRVEIIEGNVSKDHIHMCLAIPPKYSISEVIGKLKGKTAIRIFNKFPELRQKYWGSHF, from the coding sequence AGTATCATATTGTAATAATCCCCAAATATCGTTACAAGGTTTTTAATAGAGAGATAAGGGAAGCAGTAAGAGATGAAATAAGAAAACTTTGTGTATGGATGAGAGTAGAGATTATTGAAGGGAATGTAAGTAAAGATCATATTCATATGTGTTTAGCAATACCGCCGAAGTATTCTATTTCAGAAGTAATTGGGAAGTTGAAAGGTAAGACAGCGATAAGAATTTTTAATAAGTTTCCTGAATTAAGGCAGAAATATTGGGGCAGTCATTTTTAG